In Phacochoerus africanus isolate WHEZ1 chromosome 2, ROS_Pafr_v1, whole genome shotgun sequence, one DNA window encodes the following:
- the LOC125121244 gene encoding high mobility group protein HMGI-C-like: MSARGKGAEQKSTSAQGQPAAPAPQKRGPGRPRKQQQEPTSEPSSKRPRGRPKGSKNKSPSKAAQKKPEATGQKRPRGRPRKWPQQVVQKTSAQETEETSSQKSTEKD, encoded by the coding sequence ATGAGCGCACGCGGTAAAGGCGCTGAGCAGAAGTCCACCTCAGCCCAGGGACAAccagcagccccagctcctcAGAAGAGAGGACCCGGCCGACCCAGGAAGCAGCAACAAGAGCCAACCAGTGAGCCTTCTTCTAAGAGACCAAGGGGCAGACCCAAAGGCAGCAAAAACAAGAGTCCCTCCAAAGCAGCTCAAAAGAAACCAGAAGCCACTGGACAAAAACGGCCAAGAGGCAGACCTAGGAAATGGCCACAACAAGTTGTTCAGAAGACATCTGCTCAGGAGACTGAAGAGACATCCTCACAGAAGTCTACAGAAAAGGATTAG